The Dendropsophus ebraccatus isolate aDenEbr1 chromosome 10, aDenEbr1.pat, whole genome shotgun sequence genome has a segment encoding these proteins:
- the LOC138802602 gene encoding myosin-1B-like has protein sequence MGDSEMAVFGDAAQYLRKTDKERLEAQNKPFDAKNTCYVDDQKELYVKGLVTAREDGKITVKTDDGRTVTVKESQVYPQNPPKFDKIEDMAMMTHLNEASVLYNLKERYAAWMIYTYSGLFCVTVNPYKWLPVYDPKVVAGYRGKKRMEAPPHIFSISDNAYQFMLTDRENQSVLITGESGAGKTVNTKRVIQYFATIAALGDSGKKKEPSNSMQGNLEDQIIQANPLLEAFGNAKTVRNDNSSRFGKFIRIHFGTTGKLSSADIETYLLEKSRVTFQLSAERSYHIFYQIMTNKKPEVVEMLLITTNPYDYPWISQGEIVVKSINDEEEFMATDTAIDILGFTPEEKAGIYKMTGAVMHNGNMKFKQKQREEQAEPDGTEVSDKVAYLMGLNAADLLKALCYPRVKVGNEFVTKGQTVPQVYNSVGALSKSVFEKLFLWMVTRINQQLDTKQPRQFFIGVLDIAGFEIFDFNSLEQLCINFTNEKLQQFFNHHMFVLEQEEYKKEGIDWEFIDFGMDLAACIELIEKPMGIFSILEEECMFPKATDTSFKNKLYEQHLGKCKNFEKPKPGKGKAEAHFSLVHYAGTVDYNISGWLDKNKDPLNDSVIQLYQKSSVKLLAFLYASHGQAEADAGGKSGKKKKGGSFQTVSALFRENLNKLMTNLRSTHPHFVRCLIPNETKTPGIMDNYLIIHQLRCNGVLEGIRICRKGFPSRILYADFKQRYKVLNASAIPDGQFIDSKKACEKLLGSIDVDHTQYKFGHTKVFFKAGLLGTLEEMRDEKLAQLITRTQALCRGFLMRIEFKKMTERREALYVIQYNVRSFMNVKHWPWMKLYFKIKPLLQSAETEKEMANMKEEFEKTKEALTKAEAAKKQLEEKLVALVQEKNDLLLQVQSESETLNDSEERCEGLIKNKIQLESKIKEITERLEDEEESNAELTAKKRKLEDECSELKKDIDDLELTLAKVEKEKHATENKVKNLTEELATLDENISKITKEKKALQEAHQQTLDDLQAEEDKVSSLTKAKTKLEQQVDDLEGSLEQEKKLRLDLERAKRKLEGDLKLSQETVLDLENDKQQAEEKLKKKDFELSQLQGKIEDEQSLGAQLQKKIKELQARIEELEEEIEAERAARAKVEKQRADLSRELEEISERLEEAGGATSAQIEMNKKREAEFQKVRRDLEEATLQHEATAAALRKKHADSVAELGEQIDNLQRVKQKLEKEKSELKMEVDDLASNLESISKAKANLEKINRVVEDQLSEVKSKDDEHQRVINDLSAQRARFQTENGELSRQLEEKEALISQLSRGKQGFTQQVEELKRQLEEEVKAKNALAHALQSSRHDNDLLREQYEEEQEAKAELQRTLSKANGEVAQWRTKYETDAIQRTEELEEAKKKLAQRLQDAEEQVEAVNSKCASLEKTKQRLQAEVEDLMVDVERANGAAAALDKKQRNFDKVLVEWKQKYEEGQAELEAAQKEARSVSTEIFKLKNAYEEALEQVETLKRENKNLQQEISDLTEQIGEGGKSINELEKAKKQIEQEKSDLQAALEEAEGSLEHEEAKILRVQLELNQIKSEVDRKVAEKDEEIEQLKRNSQRAIDTIQSTLDSEIRSRNDALRLKKKMEGDLNELEIQLSHANRQAAEAQKQLRNVQAQLKDAQLQLDDALRGQEDLKEQVAVIERRNNLQQAEIEESRSALEQTERSRKIAEQELLDSSERLQLLHSQNTSLINSKKKLESDIAQLQNEVEESVQEARNAEEKAKKAITDAALMAEELKKEQDTSAHLERMKKNLEQTVKDLQHRLDEAEQLALKGGKKQLQKLETRVRELENELDNEQKRGVEAIKGVRKYERRVKELTYQTEEDRKNVLRLQDLVDKLQLKVKAYKRQAEESEEQANAHLGRFRKVQHELEEAEERADIAESQVNKLRAKSRDIGGKKESEE, from the exons ATGGGTGACAGTGAGATGGCCGTTTTCGGCGATGCCGCCCAGTATCTCCGTAAAACAGACAAAGAAAGACTGGAGGCCCAGAACAAGCCCTTTGATGCCAAGAACACCTGCTATGTAGATGATCAAAAGGAACTCTACGTCAAAGGTTTAGTCACCGCTCGTGAAGATGGAAAAATCACTGTGAAGACTGATGATGGGAGG ACTGTAACAGTAAAGGAAAGCCAAGTTTACCCTCAAAATCCTCCAAAGTTCGACAAAATTGAAGACATGGCCATGATGACTCACTTGAATGAGGCTTCTGTGCTTTATAACCTCAAAGAGCGTTATGCAGCCTGGATGATCTAC ACCTATTCTGGGCTTTTCTGCGTCACTGTCAACCCCTACAAGTGGCTGCCAGTGTACGACCCTAAAGTGGTAGCCGGCTACAGAGGCAAGAAGCGTATGGAAGCCCCACCACACATCTTCTCCATCTCTGATAACGCCTATCAGTTTATGTTGACAG ATCGTGAAAATCAGTCTGTCCTGATTAC TGGTGAATCTGGTGCTGGAAAGACTGTAAACACCAAGCGTGTCATCCAGTACTTTGCAACAATTGCAGCTCTGGGAGATTCAGGAAAGAAGAAGGAACCCAGCAACAGCATGCAG GGAAATCTGGAAGATCAAATTATCCAGGCTAACCCTCTGCTGGAAGCCTTCGGTAATGCCAAGACCGTGAGAAATGACAACTCCTCCCGTTTT GGTAAATTCATCAGAATCCACTTCGGAACCACAGGAAAACTGTCTTCCGCTGATATTGAAACAT ATCTGCTGGAAAAGTCCAGAGTAACATTTCAGCTTTCAGCTGAAAGAAGCTACCACATCTTCTACCAGATCATGACAAACAAGAAACCAGAGGTTGTTG AGATGCTTCTTATCACCACCAACCCATATGACTACCCTTGGATCAGCCAGGGTGAAATCGTTGTGAAGAGtattaatgatgaagaggaattTATGGCTACAGAT ACCGCTATTGACATCCTGGGATTCACTCCAGAAGAGAAGGCTGGCATCTACAAAATGACTGGTGCTGTCATGCACAATGGTAACATGAAATTCAAGCAGAAGCAGAGAGAGGAACAGGCTGAACCAGATGGCACTGAAG TTTCTGACAAAGTTGCATACTTGATGGGCTTGAACGCTGCTGACTTGCTAAAGGCTTTGTGCTATCCAAGAGTAAAAGTCGGTAATGAATTTGTCACCAAGGGACAGACTGTACCACAG GTATACAACTCCGTCGGTGCCCTCAGTAAGTCTGTCTTTGAGAAGTTGTTCTTGTGGATGGTCACACGTATTAACCAACAGCTGGACACCAAGCAGCCCAGACAGTTCTTCATTGGTGTGCTGGATATTGCTGGTTTTGAAATCTTTGAT TTCAACAGCTTGGAACAGCTTTGCATCAACTTCACCAATGAGAAGCTGCAGCAGTTCTTCAACCACCACATGTTCGTCCTGGAACAAGAAGAATACAAGAAGGAAGGTATTGACTGGGAGTTCATTGACTTTGGTATGGACTTGGCTGCCTGCATTGAGCTCATTGAGAAG CCCATGGGCATCTTCTCCATCCTTGAAGAGGAGTGCATGTTCCCCAAGGCCACTGACACATCCTTCAAGAACAAGCTTTATGAACAGCATCTTGGCAAATGCAAGAACTTTGAGAAGCCCAAGCCCGGCAAAGGAAAGGCTGAAGCTCACTTCTCTCTGGTGCATTATGCTGGTACTGTGGATTACAACATCTCTGGCTGGCTGGACAAGAACAAGGATCCACTGAACGATTCTGTCATCCAACTCTACCAGAAGTCTTCTGTCAAACTGCTGGCCTTCTTGTATGCAAGCCACGGTCAAGCTGAGG CTGATGCTGGTGGCAAAAGTGGAAAGAAGAAGAAGGGAGGTTCCTTCCAGACTGTGTCCGCTCTCTTCAGA GAAAATTTGAACAAGCTGATGACCAACTTGAGAAGCACCCATCCTCACTTTGTGCGTTGTCTGATCCCTAATGAGACCAAGACTCCAG GTATCATGGATAACTACTTGATCATCCACCAGTTGAGATGTAACGGTGTATTGGAAGGTATCAGAATTTGCAGAAAGGGATTCCCAAGCAGAATCCTCTATGCTGACTTTAAGCAACG ttaCAAGGTACTGAATGCCAGTGCCATTCCCGATGGACAGTTCATTGACAGCAAGAAGGCATGTGAGAAACTCTTGGGCTCAATTGATGTTGATCACACACAATACAAATTTGGACACACTAAG GTGTTCTTCAAAGCTGGTCTTCTGGGTACCCTGGAAGAGATGAGAGATGAAAAGTTGGCCCAACTTATCACTCGCACTCAGGCTCTTTGCAGAGGTTTCCTGATGAGAATTGAGTTCAAGAAGATGACGGAgagaag GGAAGCCCTGTATGTCATCCAGTACAATGTCAGATCCTTCATGAATGTCAAACACTGGCCATGGATGAAACTGTACTTCAAGATCAAGCCCCTTCTGCAGAGTGCCGAGACAGAAAAGGAGATGGCAAACATGAAGGAGGAGTTTGAGAAGACAAAGGAAGCTTTGACTAAGGCAGAAGCCGCGAAGAAACAGCTAGAAGAAAAACTGGTTGCCCTTGTCCAAGAAAAGAATGACTTGCTTCTTCAAGTCCAATCA GAATCTGAGACTCTGAATGATTCTGAGGAAAGATGTGAAGGCCTCATCAAGAATAAGATCCAGTTGGAATCAAAGATCAAGGAAATcactgaaagacttgaggatGAAGAAGAAAGCAATGCTGAGCTCACTGCCAAAAAGAGGAAATTAGAGGATGAATGCTCTGAGTTGAAGAAAGATATCGATGACTTGGAACTTACCCTGGCTAAAGTTGAAAAGGAAAAGCATGCCACAGAAAACAAG GTTAAAAACCTTACTGAAGAACTGGCAACTCTTGATGAAAATATCTCCAAAATCACCAAAGAGAAGAAGGCTCTCCAAGAAGCTCACCAGCAAACTCTTGATGACCTCCAGGCTGAGGAAGACAAAGTCAGCTCTTTGACAAAAGCCAAGACAAAGCTGGAACAACAAGTAGATGAT CTGGAAGGTTCTCTTGAACAAGAAAAGAAACTCCGTCTTGACCTTGAGAGAGCTAAGAGAAAGCTTGAAGGTGACCTCAAACTATCTCAGGAAACAGTCCTGGATCTTGAAAATGATAAGCAGCAAGCCGAGGAAAAACTTAAAAA GAAAGACTTTGAACTTAGCCAGCTGCAAGGAAAGATTGAGGATGAACAATCCCTGGGAGCACAGCTGCAGAAGAAGATCAAGGAACTGCAG GCTCGTATTGAAGAACTTGAAGAAGAAATTGAAGCTGAACGCGCTGCTCGCGCCAAGGTTGAGAAGCAAAGAGCTGATCTTTCTAGAGAACTGGAAGAAATCAGTGAAAGACTTGAAGAAGCTGGAGGTGCCACATCCGCCCAGATTGAGATGAATAAGAAGCGTGAAGCTGAGTTCCAGAAAGTGAGACGTGATCTGGAAGAAGCCACCCTTCAACATGAAGCTACAGCTGCTGCCCTGCGCAAGAAGCATGCCGACAGCGTTGCTGAACTTGGTGAACAGATTGACAACCTCCAGCGCGTGAAGCAGAAACTGGAGAAGGAGAAGAGTGAACTGAAGATGGAAGTTGATGATCTTGCCAGCAACCTGGAGAGCATCTCTAAAGCTAAG GCCAACCTTGAGAAGATCAACCGTGTTGTTGAAGACCAACTCAGTGAAGTGAAGTCTAAGGATGATGAACACCAGCGTGTGATCAATGACCTTTCAGCTCAAAGAGCTCGTTTCCAGACAGAGAATG GTGAGCTGTCCCGTCAACTTGAGGAGAAGGAAGCTCTGATTTCTCAGCTCTCCAGAGGAAAGCAGGGATTCACCCAACAGGTGGAGGAGCTGAAGAGACAACTTGAAGAGGAAGTAAAG GCTAAGAATGCCCTTGCCCATGCTCTTCAATCTTCCCGTCACGACAACGACTTGCTCCGTGAGCAATATGAAGAGGAACAAGAAGCCAAGGCTGAACTTCAGCGTACTTTGTCCAAAGCTAATGGAGAAGTTGCCCAGTGGAGGACCAAATATGAAACTGATGCCATTCAGCGCACAGAAGAGCTTGAAGAGGCCAA GAAGAAGCTGGCTCAGCGCCTACAGGATGCTGAGGAACAGGTAGAGGCTGTGAACTCCAAGTGTGCCTCCTTGGAAAAGACCAAGCAGAGGCTGCAGGCTGAGGTGGAGGACCTTATGGTTGACGTGGAGAGAGCAAACGGTGCAGCAGCTGCTCTTGACAAGAAGCAGAGGAACTTTGATAAG GTCCTAGTTGAATGGAAGCAGAAGTATGAAGAGGGACAGGCTGAGCTTGAGGCAGCTCAGAAGGAAGCCCGCAGCGTCAGCACAGAAATCTTCAAGCTGAAGAATGCTTATGAAGAAGCCCTGGAACAGGTTGAGACTCTGAAACGTGAAAACAAGAACTTGCAAC AGGAGATCTCAGATCTGACTGAACAGATTGGTGAGGGTGGAAAATCTATCAATGAGTTAGAAAAGGCCAAGAAACAGATTGAGCAGGAAAAGAGTGATCTGCAGGCAGCTCTGGAGGAAGCTGAG GGATCATTGGAACATGAAGAAGCCAAGATCCTTCGCGTCCAGCTTGAGCTTAACCAGATTAAATCTGAGGTGGACAGGAAGGTAGCAGAGAAAGATGAGGAAATTGAACAGCTAAAGAGAAACAGCCAAAGAGCAATtgacacaatacagagcacactAGACTCTGAAATCAGAAGCAGAAATGATGCTCTCAGACTGAAGAAGAAGATGGAAGGAGACTTGAATGAACTTGAAATCCAACTCAGCCATGCTAACCGCCAGGCTGCAGAAGCACAGAAACAACTGAGAAATGTGCAAGCACAACTGAAG GATGCTCAATTGCAATTGGACGATGCCCTGAGAGGACAGGAAGATCTGAAGGAACAGGTTGCCGTCATTGAACGTAGAAACAATTTGCAGCAGGCTGAAATTGAAGAGTCTAGGTCTGCTCTGGAACAAACTGAAAGATCTCGCAAGATTGCAGAACAGGAACTTCTGGATTCCAGTGAACGTCTTCAGCTTCTGCACTCTCAG AACACCAGCCTGATCAACAGCAAGAAGAAGCTTGAAAGTGACATTGCCCAGCTCCAGAATGAAGTTGAGGAATCAGTTCAGGAAGCAAGAAATGCTGAGGAGAAAGCCAAGAAGGCCATCACAGATGCTGCTCTTATGGCAGAGGAGCTGAAGAAGGAGCAGGACACTAGCGCTCACTTGGAAAGAATGAAGAAGAACCTTGAACAGACAGTGAAGGACCTGCAGCACCGTCTGGATGAAGCTGAACAGCTGGCACTGAAGGGTGGCAAGAAGCAGCTTCAGAAATTGGAAACCAGA GTCCGTGAGCTTGAAAATGAGCTGGACAATGAACAGAAACGTGGTGTTGAAGCAATCAAAGGTGTTCGCAAATACGAGAGGAGAGTGAAGGAACTGACCTACCAG ACTGAGGAAGACAGGAAGAACGTCCTCAGACTTCAGGATCTGGTCGATAAGCTGCAGCTGAAGGTTAAGGCCTACAAGAGACAGGCTGAGGAATCT GAGGAACAGGCCAATGCTCACCTGGGCCGCTTCAGGAAAGTTCAGCATGAACTTGAGGAGGCTGAGGAGAGAGCCGACATTGCTGAGTCCCAAGTGAACAAGCTGAGGGCCAAGAGCCGTGACATTGGTGGAAAG AAGGAAAGCGAAGAGTAA